A DNA window from Luteolibacter luteus contains the following coding sequences:
- a CDS encoding S41 family peptidase encodes MFTRPLFRASSVRLALLLAASASPLHAAPGFFRGPALHGDTIVFTAEGDLWKAPVKGGAAQRLTSHPGIENSATISRDGTQVAFSAQYEGPIEVYIMPIEGGLPKRLTWYGEGAVPIGWTPDGKVICATRAHSTLPNDQLVVIDPTSGTETLFPLAQASDGVLDETGKRLFFTRLPFQGSSTKRYEGGTVQNLWRFDEGAAEAVPLTRDFRGTSKNAMWWQGRVYFLSDRSGTMNLWSMTPEGADLKQLTNHTDFDIRNADLQEGRIVYQHAGDIHLFTLADGSDVTVSFTLPSDFDQTRDRWVKKPFDFLTCFSLSPEGDKLALTARGSIFVAPVKEGGRLVEIPRDPGVRYREARFLPDGKSIIAQTDETGEIEMVKLPANGVGEPELLTQDGTIFRFAPIPSPDGKWITWQDKNLELWARDLETKQSVKISTSPVRGFDDLTWSPDSKWLAFVENAPNTFRKIRLYHVSDGKLIDATSDRTLSGSPTWSADGKWLYFLSDRDLKSLVKSPWGPRQPEPFYAESTKIYALSLSKEGRFPFQPPNELSAEPKNEEKKENGKEKEEKPAAPVVNIDADGLQARIYQVPGVSGNLSGLVATSKHLFFTTRPTGEEGKPRLMRLDISNDSPKPKLFMEDPKDWDLSQDGKKIALQRGDDFFVVPADGEAPAKLEKSVPLGHWNFEIHPKEEWRQIYHESWRMLRDYFYDPAMHGVNWKAIRAKYEPLVDRVSDRSELSEIMHEMSGELSALHIYVRFGDLREGPDSIQPSLLGGRFSRDSVSGGLKVEHVFTTDPDYPGETSPLARPGVAVKEGDVILAINGRDLRPIENPQQLLEQKAGQQVLLDVLAKEGGVRRNVIVEPLSPEAAADLRYSEWEYTRRLQTEEMGHGKIGYVHLRAMGPESILEWARNFYPVFDRQGLIIDVRHNRGGNTDSWILGRLLRKAWFHWSPRAGQPYSNMQYAFRGHVTVICNEWTASDGEAFSEGFRRLGIGKVIGTRTWGGQIWLDSKRWLIDNGMCTAAEMGVYGPEGQWLIEGTGIEPDEIVDNTPRETFQGKDAQLEAAVKHLQDLIAKDPRPVPQPPARPDKTGR; translated from the coding sequence ATGTTCACCCGTCCCCTCTTCCGCGCATCCTCCGTCCGGCTAGCCCTCCTGCTGGCGGCTTCCGCTTCACCGCTCCACGCCGCCCCCGGCTTCTTCCGCGGACCCGCCCTGCACGGGGACACCATCGTCTTCACCGCCGAGGGCGATCTCTGGAAGGCACCCGTCAAAGGTGGCGCGGCCCAGCGGCTGACCTCACACCCCGGCATCGAAAACTCCGCGACCATCTCGCGCGATGGCACGCAGGTCGCCTTCTCCGCCCAATACGAGGGCCCTATCGAAGTCTACATCATGCCCATCGAGGGCGGCCTCCCGAAACGCCTCACCTGGTATGGCGAGGGCGCCGTGCCCATCGGCTGGACCCCGGATGGCAAGGTGATCTGCGCCACGCGTGCCCACTCGACCCTGCCGAATGACCAGCTCGTGGTCATCGACCCTACCAGTGGCACCGAGACCCTCTTTCCCCTCGCCCAGGCCAGCGATGGCGTCTTGGACGAAACCGGCAAGCGCCTCTTCTTCACCCGCCTCCCCTTCCAGGGCAGCAGCACCAAGCGCTACGAAGGCGGCACGGTGCAGAATCTCTGGCGCTTCGATGAAGGCGCGGCCGAAGCCGTGCCGCTCACCCGCGATTTCCGCGGCACCTCGAAGAACGCGATGTGGTGGCAGGGCCGCGTTTACTTCCTCAGTGATCGCTCCGGCACCATGAACCTCTGGTCCATGACTCCGGAGGGCGCAGACCTGAAGCAGCTCACCAATCACACCGATTTTGATATCCGGAATGCCGATCTCCAGGAGGGCCGCATCGTCTATCAGCACGCGGGGGACATCCACCTCTTCACCCTCGCGGATGGCAGCGATGTGACGGTCTCATTTACGCTCCCTTCCGATTTCGACCAGACCCGAGATCGCTGGGTGAAGAAGCCCTTCGACTTCCTCACCTGCTTCAGCCTCTCGCCGGAGGGCGACAAGCTCGCGCTCACCGCCCGCGGCAGCATCTTCGTCGCACCGGTGAAGGAAGGCGGCCGCCTCGTCGAGATCCCGCGCGATCCCGGCGTCCGCTATCGCGAGGCCCGCTTCCTTCCCGATGGCAAGTCGATCATCGCCCAGACCGATGAAACCGGCGAGATCGAGATGGTGAAACTCCCCGCCAATGGCGTCGGCGAGCCGGAGCTGCTCACGCAGGATGGCACCATCTTCCGCTTCGCCCCCATCCCCTCGCCCGATGGCAAGTGGATCACGTGGCAGGACAAGAACCTCGAACTCTGGGCGCGGGATCTCGAAACGAAGCAGTCGGTGAAGATCAGCACCTCGCCGGTCCGTGGCTTCGATGACCTCACCTGGTCACCCGATAGCAAGTGGCTGGCCTTCGTCGAAAACGCGCCGAATACCTTCCGCAAGATCCGCCTCTACCACGTCAGCGATGGCAAGCTCATCGATGCCACCAGCGATCGCACGCTCAGCGGCTCCCCCACCTGGTCCGCCGATGGCAAGTGGCTCTACTTCCTCAGCGACCGCGATTTGAAGTCGCTGGTGAAGTCCCCATGGGGCCCGCGCCAGCCGGAGCCCTTCTACGCGGAGAGCACGAAGATCTACGCGCTCTCCCTTTCCAAGGAAGGCCGCTTCCCCTTCCAGCCGCCGAATGAACTGAGCGCGGAACCGAAGAACGAGGAGAAGAAGGAGAACGGCAAGGAGAAGGAAGAAAAGCCCGCCGCGCCGGTGGTGAATATCGATGCTGATGGCCTCCAAGCGCGCATCTATCAGGTGCCCGGCGTTTCCGGAAATCTCTCCGGCCTCGTCGCCACCTCGAAGCATCTCTTCTTCACCACCCGCCCCACGGGCGAAGAGGGCAAGCCGCGCCTGATGCGGCTCGATATCAGCAACGACTCGCCGAAGCCGAAGCTCTTCATGGAAGACCCAAAGGACTGGGACCTCTCGCAGGATGGCAAGAAGATCGCCCTGCAGCGGGGCGATGACTTCTTCGTGGTCCCTGCCGATGGCGAGGCCCCGGCGAAGCTGGAGAAGAGCGTGCCGCTCGGCCACTGGAATTTCGAGATCCACCCGAAGGAAGAGTGGCGCCAGATCTATCATGAGTCCTGGCGGATGCTGCGCGATTACTTCTATGATCCCGCGATGCACGGCGTGAATTGGAAGGCCATCCGCGCGAAGTATGAGCCGCTGGTTGACCGCGTATCGGATCGTTCGGAGCTGAGCGAGATCATGCATGAGATGTCCGGGGAGCTCAGCGCGCTGCACATCTACGTCCGCTTCGGCGATCTGCGCGAAGGCCCGGACTCGATCCAGCCCTCGCTGCTCGGCGGACGCTTCTCACGGGATAGCGTTTCCGGTGGCCTGAAGGTGGAACACGTCTTCACCACCGATCCCGATTACCCCGGCGAGACCAGCCCGCTGGCCCGCCCCGGCGTGGCGGTCAAGGAGGGCGATGTGATTCTCGCGATCAATGGCCGCGATCTCCGCCCGATCGAGAATCCTCAGCAGTTGTTGGAGCAGAAGGCCGGGCAGCAGGTCTTGCTTGATGTCCTCGCGAAGGAAGGTGGCGTCCGCCGCAATGTCATCGTCGAGCCGCTCTCGCCGGAAGCCGCCGCAGACCTCCGCTACTCGGAGTGGGAATACACCCGCCGCTTGCAGACGGAGGAAATGGGCCATGGGAAGATCGGCTACGTCCACCTCCGCGCCATGGGCCCGGAGAGCATACTTGAGTGGGCGCGGAACTTCTATCCGGTCTTCGACCGCCAGGGTCTCATCATCGATGTCCGCCACAACCGCGGCGGGAATACCGATTCCTGGATCCTTGGCCGTCTCTTGCGAAAGGCTTGGTTCCATTGGTCCCCGCGCGCCGGCCAGCCCTACTCGAATATGCAGTATGCCTTCCGCGGCCACGTCACCGTGATCTGCAATGAGTGGACCGCCAGCGATGGTGAAGCCTTCTCCGAAGGCTTCCGCCGCCTTGGCATCGGCAAGGTCATCGGCACCCGCACCTGGGGCGGCCAGATCTGGCTCGATTCGAAACGCTGGCTCATCGACAACGGCATGTGCACCGCCGCGGAGATGGGGGTCTATGGGCCGGAGGGCCAGTGGTTGATCGAGGGCACGGGGATCGAGCCGGATGAGATCGTGGACAACACGCCGCGTGAGACTTTCCAAGGGAAGGATGCGCAGCTTGAGGCGGCGGTGAAGCATTTGCAGGATCTGATTGCGAAGGATCCGAGGCCCGTGCCGCAGCCGCCAGCGAGGCCGGATAAGACGGGCAGGTGA
- a CDS encoding DUF6962 family protein yields the protein MTLHEPATFVTDLLLAALGLCLALKLSKSDLISPARRWWIRAMSLMAASALAGGFYHGFAPEFPILEPWWWRVVLWIICGLGFAIGMSMLHELGLGSLRFWRMALAAKLAAFAIAVFFKPEFVVAMADYGSAMIAWLIAAICVRASWRAPMLAGLGLSILAGVIQQTQWKLHARFNHNDLFHVIQAMALIAFYHAGRRLGPEKSGRLTRGGLAVLRADDADRYHT from the coding sequence ATGACGCTTCACGAGCCAGCGACGTTCGTTACGGACCTCTTGCTTGCGGCACTGGGGCTGTGCCTGGCGCTCAAGCTAAGCAAGAGCGATCTGATATCGCCTGCGCGGCGCTGGTGGATCCGTGCGATGAGCTTGATGGCGGCCTCGGCTCTCGCGGGGGGATTTTATCACGGCTTCGCGCCGGAGTTTCCTATCCTGGAGCCGTGGTGGTGGCGCGTGGTTCTGTGGATCATCTGCGGCCTCGGCTTCGCGATTGGCATGAGCATGCTCCATGAACTTGGGCTTGGGAGCTTGCGCTTTTGGCGGATGGCGCTGGCTGCGAAGTTAGCAGCCTTTGCCATCGCGGTTTTCTTCAAGCCGGAGTTCGTCGTGGCGATGGCAGACTATGGTTCCGCGATGATTGCCTGGCTCATCGCCGCGATTTGCGTCCGTGCCTCGTGGCGGGCCCCCATGCTGGCTGGCTTGGGGCTTTCGATCTTGGCAGGAGTTATCCAGCAGACGCAGTGGAAGCTACATGCGCGATTCAATCACAATGACCTGTTTCACGTGATCCAAGCGATGGCTTTGATTGCCTTCTATCATGCAGGAAGAAGGCTCGGTCCGGAAAAGAGCGGCCGCTTAACGCGCGGCGGTCTCGCTGTTCTTCGCGCGGATGATGCGGACCGGTACCACACTTGA
- a CDS encoding class I SAM-dependent methyltransferase produces the protein MDHRTPSDTATLIARGTLLSARDPDLAALLAPDEEESVRRILGDRASGGWFGFAMENSWASRALMLAERFLLGGIFTHYLARKRWIEKEVRQGLDQEIRQVIVLGAGYDSLACRLAAQFPEVSFIELDHPATQASKHAALAGCPNLHFMPVDLGKTMPADALAACAAFDDSLPSIVVAEGLTMYFPEEKVAGILRSAASLAGEEGRVIFTFMELPEDGKLSFRGQSPVVAWWLRLRSEPFLWGCSRDELRGFLRACGLKLDAVANHRDLRSRILAPRRAARLPLARGECLCLCHPLCS, from the coding sequence ATGGACCATCGAACTCCGAGTGATACCGCCACACTGATTGCCCGAGGCACCCTGCTTTCGGCGCGCGATCCTGATCTCGCCGCGCTGCTGGCGCCGGATGAGGAGGAGTCGGTCCGCCGCATTCTGGGCGACCGGGCGAGCGGCGGGTGGTTTGGTTTCGCGATGGAGAACTCGTGGGCGTCCCGCGCACTGATGTTGGCGGAGCGATTTCTACTGGGAGGGATCTTCACTCACTACCTGGCGAGGAAGCGGTGGATCGAGAAGGAGGTGAGGCAGGGATTGGATCAGGAGATCCGGCAAGTCATCGTGCTCGGTGCGGGTTACGATAGCTTGGCATGCAGGCTGGCGGCGCAGTTTCCGGAGGTGAGCTTCATCGAGCTGGATCATCCGGCGACGCAGGCTTCGAAGCATGCGGCTCTGGCGGGTTGCCCGAACTTGCATTTCATGCCGGTCGATCTGGGTAAGACGATGCCAGCTGATGCGCTGGCGGCGTGTGCGGCTTTTGATGATAGCCTTCCTTCGATCGTGGTGGCCGAGGGGCTGACGATGTATTTCCCGGAGGAGAAAGTGGCCGGGATTCTTCGTTCCGCGGCTTCGCTGGCGGGGGAGGAGGGACGGGTGATCTTCACTTTCATGGAGCTTCCGGAAGACGGGAAGTTGTCCTTTCGCGGGCAGTCTCCCGTGGTTGCGTGGTGGCTGCGTTTGCGAAGCGAGCCGTTTTTGTGGGGCTGTAGCCGGGATGAGTTGCGCGGGTTTTTGAGGGCTTGCGGATTGAAGCTCGATGCCGTGGCCAATCACCGGGACCTGCGCTCTCGCATTCTTGCGCCACGTCGGGCCGCGCGTCTGCCTCTGGCCCGGGGTGAGTGTCTTTGCCTGTGCCATCCGCTTTGCTCATGA
- a CDS encoding GNAT family N-acetyltransferase: MLGKVTKAYVAQYPDPIRFGAGDAVRVERADPEFPGWFWCSTPDGGAGWVHGSFLAAQSGDTTSLVNYSSKELTVVGGEEGESIHVLDGWVLVKLFRGEVGWIPEAHFVHHPAEEAGAEAEDGPCRIEMVPDTMGADCDLVRQWLREFNVQANPEFMALLEQPGHQALPLVLLAKVDGKVVGGLLAETQLSWLRISIMAVDPRWRACGIGSALLEESVRQALVRGCRQAYVDTMDYQAPGFYQSQGFAVVGRIPDWDSRGHAKLYLTKRLA, from the coding sequence ATGCTAGGAAAGGTCACGAAAGCCTATGTGGCGCAGTATCCCGATCCGATCCGCTTCGGGGCCGGTGATGCCGTGCGGGTGGAGCGGGCGGACCCGGAGTTTCCCGGGTGGTTCTGGTGCAGCACTCCGGATGGCGGTGCGGGCTGGGTGCATGGTTCTTTCCTGGCGGCGCAGAGCGGTGACACGACGAGCCTGGTCAATTACTCCTCCAAGGAGCTGACGGTGGTGGGTGGTGAAGAAGGGGAGTCGATCCATGTGCTGGATGGCTGGGTTTTGGTGAAGTTGTTTCGCGGGGAAGTGGGCTGGATTCCGGAGGCGCATTTTGTGCATCACCCGGCCGAGGAAGCGGGAGCCGAAGCGGAGGACGGACCTTGCCGCATCGAGATGGTGCCGGACACGATGGGTGCCGATTGCGATCTGGTCAGGCAGTGGCTGCGGGAGTTCAACGTGCAGGCCAATCCGGAGTTCATGGCGCTGCTGGAACAGCCCGGTCATCAAGCTCTTCCGCTGGTGCTGCTTGCAAAGGTGGATGGCAAGGTGGTGGGAGGGCTTCTCGCAGAGACGCAGCTGTCGTGGCTGCGCATCTCGATCATGGCGGTGGACCCCAGGTGGCGTGCGTGTGGGATCGGTTCCGCCTTGTTGGAGGAGTCGGTCCGGCAGGCGCTAGTGCGGGGCTGCCGGCAGGCCTATGTGGACACGATGGATTACCAGGCACCGGGTTTTTATCAGTCGCAGGGATTTGCGGTGGTGGGACGGATTCCCGATTGGGACTCGCGTGGCCATGCAAAGCTGTATCTGACGAAGCGGCTTGCGTGA
- a CDS encoding FAD-binding oxidoreductase, translated as MSSGILCNDVHSRLNPVLVSRVLRPATTEEVAAILSDPEHARQPVSICGSRHAMGGQQFGEGTLLLDLKGLKEFGGIDRDHGLVEAGAGFTWPELIHELHSRQEGVSPVWSIRQKQTGADDLTLGGSLAANIHGRGLKMAPIIGDIEAFTLVDAAGRILRCSRSRNAELFRHAIGGYGCFGVITSVLLRLAPRLKVERLVEITTVDRLISTLEDRIADGSDYGDFQFSIDECSGDFLHRGVLSSYRPIEQSRSMEEAQELGADDWEELIHLAHTDRAKVFEVYSGHYLKTRGSLYWSDTHQLGVYLEDYHVHLDEKLGSEVATEMITELYVPRSQLAVFMARAAELLRPTGIPVIYGTVRLIEQDRESALAWARESFACVIFNLHTEHHDDGVARAADVFRRLIDLALSFDGSYFLTYHRWATREQVEQAYPGFRGFLRVKEKYDPAGRFQSEWWRHYRDLFAMP; from the coding sequence ATGAGCTCGGGAATCCTTTGTAATGATGTGCACTCGCGGCTGAATCCGGTGCTCGTCTCCCGTGTCCTGCGGCCTGCCACGACAGAGGAGGTCGCGGCGATTCTATCCGATCCGGAACATGCCCGGCAGCCGGTCTCGATCTGTGGCTCGAGGCATGCGATGGGTGGGCAGCAATTTGGCGAGGGGACCTTGCTGCTCGATCTGAAGGGATTGAAAGAGTTTGGTGGGATCGATCGGGACCACGGCTTGGTGGAAGCGGGTGCCGGGTTCACGTGGCCCGAGCTGATCCATGAACTTCACTCCCGGCAGGAAGGCGTGTCACCGGTGTGGAGCATCCGCCAGAAACAGACCGGTGCGGATGATCTTACACTGGGCGGTTCACTGGCGGCGAATATCCATGGCCGCGGCTTGAAGATGGCTCCGATCATCGGGGATATCGAAGCCTTTACGTTGGTCGATGCCGCCGGACGAATCCTTCGCTGTAGCAGGTCGCGGAATGCTGAGCTCTTCCGGCATGCGATTGGCGGTTACGGATGCTTCGGCGTCATCACTTCGGTGCTCCTGCGGCTGGCCCCGCGTTTGAAGGTGGAGCGGTTGGTGGAGATCACCACGGTGGATCGCTTGATTTCCACGCTGGAAGATCGGATCGCCGATGGATCCGACTATGGGGATTTCCAATTCTCGATTGATGAATGCTCGGGCGACTTCCTGCATCGCGGGGTGCTGTCTTCCTACCGGCCAATCGAGCAGTCACGCTCTATGGAGGAGGCGCAGGAGCTCGGGGCGGATGACTGGGAAGAGTTGATCCACCTGGCGCACACGGATCGGGCAAAGGTCTTCGAGGTTTATTCGGGGCACTATTTGAAGACCCGGGGCTCCTTGTATTGGTCGGACACGCATCAGCTCGGCGTTTATCTCGAGGATTATCATGTTCATCTGGATGAAAAGCTGGGTTCGGAGGTGGCGACGGAGATGATCACGGAGCTCTATGTTCCGAGGTCGCAGCTTGCAGTATTCATGGCCCGGGCGGCGGAGTTGCTGCGCCCGACCGGCATCCCGGTGATCTACGGGACGGTGCGCCTGATCGAGCAGGATCGGGAGAGCGCGCTCGCTTGGGCGCGCGAGTCCTTTGCGTGCGTGATCTTCAATCTTCACACCGAGCATCACGATGATGGCGTTGCGCGAGCGGCGGATGTTTTTCGAAGGCTCATCGATCTCGCGCTTTCCTTCGATGGGAGCTATTTCCTCACCTACCATCGTTGGGCGACGCGCGAGCAGGTTGAGCAGGCTTATCCGGGTTTCCGCGGCTTTCTGCGCGTGAAGGAAAAATATGATCCTGCGGGTCGTTTCCAGAGCGAGTGGTGGCGTCACTACCGCGATCTCTTCGCCATGCCATGA